In Modestobacter versicolor, a single genomic region encodes these proteins:
- a CDS encoding flagellin, translated as MGMRIATNIAALAAHRSVSYTDRAMTRSIETLSSGYRVNRAADDAAGLAISEALRSQIGGMTRAVRNTQDGISVVQTAEGALGATTAVLQRMRDLAVQAANDGGLDSAARVGIQTEVDQLKAEVDRIAHTTSFNGRDLLDGTYAGLFQVGANEGETITVRIGTRDQGLDVPGLQLAPVDLRDAADLPTTVDAAVSAADGTPTAGRLSVAGDFSQADSYTAMKGSIVYAGRTFDLDSVDYSGAVTAQQHLDALNTAALAALGTSGYPFMATSGELVFAGDTPSGTSTAADAAALTPSYVGRTGAAGALPVIDRALGRVSSTRADLGAVQNRMEHTLARLNVSIENTAAAESRIRDADMAQEMTTFTRNQVMTQAGTAMLAQANQTPRAVLELLG; from the coding sequence ATGGGCATGCGCATCGCCACGAACATCGCGGCGCTGGCCGCACACCGATCCGTCTCGTACACCGACCGGGCGATGACCCGGTCCATCGAGACGCTCTCGTCCGGGTACCGGGTCAACCGGGCAGCCGACGACGCCGCAGGTCTGGCCATCTCCGAGGCCCTGCGCTCCCAGATCGGCGGGATGACCCGGGCCGTCCGGAACACGCAGGACGGCATCAGTGTCGTGCAGACCGCCGAGGGCGCCCTCGGTGCGACGACCGCCGTCCTCCAGCGCATGCGCGACCTCGCCGTGCAGGCCGCCAACGACGGGGGGCTCGACAGTGCCGCCCGGGTCGGCATCCAGACCGAGGTGGACCAACTCAAGGCCGAGGTGGACCGGATCGCCCACACCACGTCCTTCAACGGCAGGGACCTGCTGGACGGCACCTACGCCGGCCTCTTCCAGGTAGGCGCCAACGAGGGCGAGACGATCACCGTGCGTATCGGCACGCGAGATCAGGGCCTCGACGTTCCCGGCCTGCAGCTGGCGCCGGTCGATCTCAGGGACGCCGCGGACCTGCCGACGACGGTCGACGCTGCGGTATCCGCGGCCGACGGCACCCCCACGGCGGGCCGGCTCAGCGTGGCCGGCGACTTCTCGCAGGCCGACAGCTACACGGCGATGAAGGGCTCCATCGTCTACGCCGGCCGCACGTTCGACCTGGACAGCGTCGACTACTCGGGGGCAGTGACGGCTCAGCAGCACCTCGACGCCCTGAACACGGCGGCACTGGCCGCGCTCGGGACAAGCGGCTACCCGTTCATGGCCACTTCCGGCGAACTGGTGTTCGCCGGCGACACCCCGTCGGGGACCTCCACCGCTGCTGATGCCGCGGCGCTGACCCCCAGCTACGTCGGGCGGACCGGCGCCGCGGGCGCGCTACCGGTGATCGACCGGGCCCTGGGGCGGGTCTCGTCGACCAGGGCGGACCTCGGCGCCGTGCAGAACCGCATGGAGCACACCCTCGCCCGGCTGAACGTGTCGATCGAGAACACGGCCGCGGCCGAGTCGCGGATCCGTGACGCCGACATGGCGCAGGAGATGACGACCTTCACCCGCAACCAGGTGATGACGCAGGCGGGAACCGCGATGCTGGCTCAGGCGAACCAGACGCCACGGGCCGTGCTCGAGCTGCTGGGCTGA
- a CDS encoding PIG-L deacetylase family protein, with amino-acid sequence MATSPMPDDWQRALVVAAHPDDIEYGIAAAVAVWTAAGKDVHYVLATRGEAGMEGVPPETAGPLREEEERRSAAVVGVTEVEFLDHRDGVLVAGPELRRDLAAAIRRHRPELVVTGYFGPTWTPPGVSPAYLNSADHQALGQCVLDAVADAANEWIFRDLAEPRWTGVQYIAVQEPSDPPHEVAVEGQVDAAVRSLTEHRRYLELLSDVPVEEQAQQVIDMSTLTEDGRRRVGFRLFWG; translated from the coding sequence ATGGCGACCTCCCCGATGCCCGACGACTGGCAGCGCGCCCTCGTCGTGGCCGCCCACCCCGACGACATCGAGTACGGCATCGCGGCGGCGGTCGCGGTCTGGACGGCGGCGGGCAAGGACGTGCACTACGTGCTGGCCACCCGCGGCGAGGCCGGCATGGAGGGCGTGCCGCCGGAGACCGCCGGGCCGCTGCGGGAGGAGGAGGAGCGGCGGTCGGCCGCCGTCGTCGGCGTCACCGAGGTCGAGTTCCTCGACCACCGGGACGGCGTGCTCGTGGCGGGCCCGGAGCTGCGGCGGGACCTCGCCGCGGCGATCCGCCGGCACCGGCCGGAGCTGGTCGTCACCGGGTACTTCGGGCCGACCTGGACCCCGCCGGGGGTGTCGCCGGCCTACCTGAACTCCGCCGACCACCAGGCCCTGGGCCAGTGCGTGCTCGACGCCGTCGCGGACGCGGCGAACGAGTGGATCTTCCGGGACCTGGCCGAGCCGCGGTGGACGGGCGTGCAGTACATCGCGGTGCAGGAGCCGTCCGACCCGCCGCACGAGGTGGCGGTGGAGGGGCAGGTCGACGCGGCCGTCCGCTCCCTGACCGAGCACCGCCGGTACCTCGAGCTGCTGTCGGACGTGCCGGTCGAGGAGCAGGCCCAGCAGGTCATCGACATGTCGACGCTGACCGAGGACGGACGCCGCCGGGTCGGCTTCCGGCTCTTCTGGGGATGA
- a CDS encoding ABC transporter ATP-binding protein, producing the protein MPADRRAPAALCEGLVRIYWSRSGEVHALKGVDAVVPAGRLTAITGPSGSGKSSLLRILAAQDRPTAGRAEVAGESLSGMSSRRLRAVRRRHIGYVFPRPAQNLAPHLDGREHLAVAARLRGVPRARAAREGAELLDLLGLADRAGHLPGELSGGEQQRLAFAQAVIGGPALVVADEPTGELDSQTTAELLAAVRELTLAGTTVVLATHDPLAAAAADQVVHLRSGTVAHEEVAGQRLAVIDGDGRVQLPEEALRRFSARRVQIDVTADGVVLREPS; encoded by the coding sequence ATGCCGGCTGACCGCCGGGCACCGGCCGCGCTGTGCGAGGGGCTGGTGCGCATCTACTGGTCCCGCAGCGGCGAGGTGCACGCCCTCAAGGGCGTCGACGCCGTCGTCCCGGCCGGCCGGCTGACCGCGATCACCGGACCGTCCGGCTCGGGCAAGAGCTCCCTGCTGCGCATCCTGGCCGCCCAGGACCGGCCCACCGCGGGACGGGCGGAGGTCGCCGGTGAGTCGCTCTCCGGCATGTCGAGCCGCCGGCTGCGCGCGGTGCGCCGCCGGCACATCGGCTACGTCTTCCCCCGGCCGGCGCAGAACCTGGCGCCGCACCTCGACGGCCGCGAACACCTGGCGGTGGCCGCCCGGCTGCGCGGCGTCCCGCGGGCCCGCGCCGCCCGCGAGGGCGCCGAGCTGCTGGACCTGCTCGGGCTGGCCGACCGCGCCGGCCACCTGCCCGGTGAGCTCTCCGGCGGCGAGCAGCAGCGGCTGGCCTTCGCCCAGGCGGTGATCGGCGGCCCGGCGCTCGTCGTCGCCGACGAGCCGACCGGCGAGCTGGACTCGCAGACGACGGCCGAGCTGCTCGCCGCCGTCCGGGAGCTGACCCTGGCCGGCACCACCGTCGTGCTGGCCACCCACGACCCGCTGGCCGCCGCGGCCGCCGACCAGGTGGTGCACCTGCGGTCGGGCACGGTCGCCCACGAGGAGGTGGCCGGTCAGCGGCTGGCGGTCATCGACGGCGACGGTCGGGTGCAGCTGCCCGAGGAGGCGCTGCGCCGGTTCAGCGCCCGGCGGGTGCAGATCGACGTGACCGCCGACGGCGTCGTCCTGCGGGAACCGTCGTGA
- a CDS encoding ChaB family protein yields MPKTTKSGDARQDEIPSTLQRSDEKAQRTFAKAHDSAAESYGDEQRANRVAWAAVKHTHEKVGDHWEPKDHEGPSDPQAEGGAGTDRETKGGVDANATKEHLMDLARRLDVPGRSSMTKAELVDAVQKANDRETARSRGR; encoded by the coding sequence ATGCCCAAGACCACGAAGAGCGGCGACGCCCGCCAGGACGAGATCCCCAGCACCCTGCAGCGCTCCGACGAGAAGGCCCAGCGGACCTTCGCCAAGGCGCACGACTCGGCCGCCGAGTCCTACGGCGACGAGCAGCGCGCGAACCGGGTGGCGTGGGCGGCGGTCAAGCACACCCACGAGAAGGTCGGCGACCACTGGGAGCCCAAGGACCACGAGGGCCCGAGCGACCCGCAGGCCGAGGGCGGCGCGGGCACCGACCGGGAGACCAAGGGCGGGGTGGACGCCAACGCCACCAAGGAGCACCTGATGGACCTGGCCCGGCGGCTGGACGTGCCCGGCCGGTCGTCGATGACCAAGGCCGAGCTCGTGGACGCCGTCCAGAAGGCCAACGACCGGGAGACCGCCCGGTCCCGCGGGAGGTGA
- a CDS encoding Vms1/Ankzf1 family peptidyl-tRNA hydrolase, which translates to MDVTFLAPVFAAPGPYATVCADVTHVTENADTELDLRVRAISEELAAQGAPEPVVDAVRGTLLQANEGGQIATLRGRALIVAADGTVVLDEALADAPRDPVTAWSPTPDLLPVLRQLAGRVPHVVVVADRVGADISVAGGTGQQVETQQVDGDTFHMRKVQVGGWAHNTYMHTAENQWEENAGRVADQVHDVVTRDGSRFVLLAGDVRARQLIADKASKEVSDVLVTMDGGGRAAGADRSVIDARATELIAENEAQESARAIEQIESASAHGLAVTGTALVVEALRKAQVETLVLADQPDDEQLFVGSSPLEVGVSSEDMAALGVSDAAQVPAERALLHAAVGSDAAVVVVPRGAMPGDIPVAAVLRYTDASTPS; encoded by the coding sequence ATGGACGTGACCTTCCTGGCACCGGTCTTCGCCGCGCCCGGCCCGTACGCGACGGTCTGCGCCGACGTCACCCACGTCACCGAGAACGCCGACACCGAGCTCGACCTGCGGGTCCGCGCGATCAGCGAGGAGCTGGCCGCCCAGGGCGCGCCCGAGCCGGTCGTCGACGCGGTGCGCGGCACCCTCCTGCAGGCCAACGAGGGCGGCCAGATCGCCACGCTCCGCGGCCGCGCGCTGATCGTGGCCGCCGACGGCACGGTGGTGCTCGACGAGGCCCTCGCCGACGCCCCGCGCGACCCGGTGACCGCGTGGTCGCCGACGCCCGACCTGCTGCCCGTGCTCCGCCAGCTCGCCGGCCGCGTGCCGCACGTCGTGGTGGTCGCCGACCGCGTGGGCGCCGACATCTCGGTGGCCGGCGGCACCGGCCAGCAGGTCGAGACCCAGCAGGTCGACGGCGACACCTTCCACATGCGGAAGGTCCAGGTCGGCGGCTGGGCGCACAACACCTACATGCACACCGCGGAGAACCAGTGGGAGGAGAACGCCGGCCGGGTCGCCGACCAGGTGCACGACGTCGTCACCCGCGACGGCTCCCGCTTCGTGCTCCTCGCCGGCGACGTCCGGGCCCGCCAGCTCATCGCGGACAAGGCCAGCAAGGAGGTCTCCGACGTCCTGGTCACCATGGACGGCGGTGGGCGGGCCGCCGGTGCCGACCGCTCGGTGATCGACGCCCGGGCCACCGAGCTGATCGCGGAGAACGAGGCCCAGGAGTCCGCCCGCGCGATCGAGCAGATCGAGTCGGCATCGGCCCACGGGCTGGCGGTGACCGGGACGGCGCTGGTCGTCGAGGCGCTGCGCAAGGCCCAGGTCGAGACCCTGGTGCTGGCCGACCAGCCCGACGACGAGCAGCTGTTCGTCGGCAGCTCCCCGCTCGAGGTGGGCGTGAGCAGCGAGGACATGGCCGCCCTGGGGGTCAGCGACGCCGCGCAGGTGCCCGCCGAGCGCGCGCTGCTGCACGCGGCGGTGGGCAGCGACGCCGCCGTCGTCGTCGTCCCGCGCGGCGCCATGCCGGGCGACATCCCGGTCGCCGCCGTCCTGCGCTACACCGACGCCTCCACCCCCAGCTGA
- a CDS encoding ABC transporter ATP-binding protein, which produces MTALRAVDVHKAYRRGREQVHALRGVTLEVHPGEVVALLGRSGSGKTTLLNCLLGWETPDSGEVTVPGAAEPGAAPWRTVAVVPQRFGLLDELTLADNVAVPAQLAGIADPGEAALATLGALQLGHLADRLPDEVSLGEQQRTALARALVVRPAFLVADEPTARLDEEMSTRVLATLREVHAAAGTGVLIAGHDPLAVAAADRVVQLSDGVLLG; this is translated from the coding sequence GTGACCGCGCTGCGCGCCGTCGACGTGCACAAGGCCTACCGCCGGGGACGGGAGCAGGTGCACGCACTGCGGGGGGTGACCCTGGAGGTGCACCCCGGCGAGGTGGTCGCGCTCCTCGGCCGGTCCGGCTCGGGCAAGACGACGCTGCTCAACTGCCTGCTGGGCTGGGAGACCCCCGACTCCGGCGAGGTCACCGTGCCCGGTGCCGCCGAGCCGGGCGCGGCCCCGTGGCGGACGGTCGCGGTCGTGCCACAGCGGTTCGGGCTGCTCGACGAGCTCACCCTCGCCGACAACGTGGCGGTCCCCGCCCAGCTGGCCGGCATCGCGGACCCGGGGGAGGCCGCGCTCGCCACGCTGGGTGCCCTGCAGCTGGGGCACCTGGCCGACCGGCTGCCCGACGAGGTCTCGCTGGGCGAGCAGCAGCGCACCGCGCTGGCCCGCGCGCTCGTCGTCCGGCCGGCGTTCCTGGTGGCCGACGAGCCGACCGCCCGGCTGGACGAGGAGATGTCCACCCGGGTGCTGGCCACGCTGCGCGAGGTCCACGCCGCCGCGGGCACCGGCGTGCTGATCGCCGGCCACGACCCGCTGGCCGTGGCCGCCGCCGACCGGGTGGTGCAGCTCAGCGACGGGGTGCTGCTGGGCTGA
- a CDS encoding potassium channel family protein, producing MSKDDLRRRYEELSQWPLVVLALLFVAAYAWGVLRPDLPGWLLSTLDVVTVVAWPVFLADYLLRLGLARHRWRFVRENWVDGVAVLLPLLRPLRIISLVRVARVIDRRLTSTLHGRVAAYVTATASLVVFMASLAAYDAERAAPGASITSYGDAVWWAVTTITTVGYGDEYPVTPEGRLVAVLLMVSGIALLGVVTAAVASWFVGRVAEAAQAQDDADDAALLTEVRELAEEVRRLRAELADRDGAAPVRTTGSG from the coding sequence GTGAGCAAGGACGACCTGCGCCGCCGGTACGAGGAGCTCAGCCAGTGGCCGCTGGTCGTGCTGGCCCTGCTGTTCGTGGCGGCCTACGCCTGGGGCGTGCTGCGGCCGGACCTGCCGGGGTGGCTGCTGAGCACGCTGGACGTCGTCACCGTGGTGGCGTGGCCGGTGTTCCTCGCCGACTACCTGCTGCGGCTGGGGCTGGCCCGGCACCGCTGGCGGTTCGTCCGGGAGAACTGGGTCGACGGCGTCGCGGTGCTGCTGCCGCTGCTGCGGCCGCTGCGGATCATCAGCCTGGTCCGGGTCGCCCGGGTGATCGACCGGCGGCTGACCAGCACGCTGCACGGCCGGGTCGCCGCCTACGTCACCGCCACCGCCTCGCTCGTCGTCTTCATGGCCTCGCTGGCCGCCTACGACGCCGAGCGCGCGGCCCCCGGTGCCTCGATCACCAGCTACGGCGACGCCGTGTGGTGGGCGGTCACCACGATCACCACGGTCGGCTACGGCGACGAGTACCCGGTCACCCCGGAGGGGCGGCTGGTCGCGGTGCTGCTGATGGTCAGCGGCATCGCGCTGCTCGGTGTGGTCACCGCCGCCGTCGCCTCCTGGTTCGTCGGCCGGGTCGCCGAGGCCGCCCAGGCCCAGGACGACGCGGACGACGCCGCCCTGCTGACCGAGGTGCGGGAGCTCGCCGAGGAGGTCCGCCGGCTGCGCGCCGAGCTCGCCGACCGGGACGGGGCGGCCCCGGTCAGGACGACGGGATCAGGATGA
- a CDS encoding DUF2795 domain-containing protein: MTDPHQPATPSGTDPADIERRAALAEALGKEVWPADRDTLVSKAQESNAPDAVLGQLRRLPAGTEFTNVQEVAQALGLGTEQQRF; the protein is encoded by the coding sequence ATGACCGACCCCCACCAGCCCGCCACCCCGTCGGGCACCGACCCGGCCGACATCGAGCGGCGGGCCGCCCTCGCCGAGGCGCTGGGCAAGGAGGTGTGGCCGGCCGACCGGGACACCCTGGTCAGCAAGGCGCAGGAGTCGAACGCCCCGGACGCCGTCCTGGGGCAGCTGCGCCGGCTGCCGGCCGGCACCGAGTTCACCAACGTGCAGGAGGTCGCGCAGGCGCTCGGCCTGGGCACCGAGCAGCAGCGCTTCTGA
- a CDS encoding putative bifunctional diguanylate cyclase/phosphodiesterase — protein MPVLPRFLPGAPRWALALPLVALLAAPSALAARPGSATPPLAALAGGALAAGGLAVVLVWRVRTVPGERSLWARMAVAGLVAPAALLLADVLLALPVPAAVVATPLLWAPVVAFPFAYGGLVRWNRYSTSLADPNDVLNGSAAVLAVVAVLGTVVEHTGGRLADLPWWRLQPLLAQDAALFVVAGTALSMVFLGAMWRDPRTWLVLGAFVVQLSGAAATTLAGGEPVGWTALAGAVGACCLGLAAVLEPAPSSPQPADPTASTVGAFVVIAASTAILVTSALTGSSGFPVWCAAVAATGSSVRLLVNVRELAQLAVSRREALTDELTGVANRRAVLRRVEELCDERSPVVLALLDLDKFKEVNDGLGHSAGDDLLRLVAARLGPALAPSDVLGRLGGDEFAVVSRVPGGQAPTERAELLGRLLCDRLAEPFEVGGLSLHVTVSIGLACSDGATGAPGGAGRALLLRQADAAMYDAKRTGAEVAVYDSSRHGDSSGHLALVEELRHGLSSGQFVLHHQPQLDIASGRPVGVEALVRWEHPTRGLLGPAEFLPLAEVHGLMGALTDTVLCQAVAQAAAWRRAGHDLRVSVNLSASNLLDTGLPGRVAGLLADHGVPPSAIVLEVTESVLLSDPDRSLTVVAALAALGTTVSIDDFGTGYASLTYLRQLPVAELKLDRSFTADLLTDARAAAIVSSTIGLAHQLGLRVVAEGVEDAATLADLRLLGCDESQGYLHSRPLPADRLEQWLAARPVPAVLG, from the coding sequence ATGCCGGTACTGCCGCGGTTCCTCCCCGGGGCGCCGAGGTGGGCCCTCGCCCTCCCCCTCGTCGCCCTCCTCGCGGCGCCCAGCGCCCTGGCCGCCCGGCCCGGTTCCGCGACGCCCCCGCTGGCCGCGCTGGCCGGCGGTGCGCTCGCCGCGGGCGGGCTGGCCGTCGTGCTGGTCTGGCGGGTGCGCACGGTGCCCGGTGAGCGGTCCCTCTGGGCGCGGATGGCCGTCGCCGGCCTGGTCGCGCCCGCCGCGCTGCTGCTCGCCGACGTGCTGCTGGCCCTGCCGGTGCCGGCTGCCGTGGTGGCCACCCCGCTGCTGTGGGCGCCGGTCGTCGCGTTCCCCTTCGCCTACGGCGGGCTGGTGCGGTGGAACCGGTACAGCACCAGCCTCGCCGACCCCAACGACGTGCTCAACGGGTCGGCCGCGGTGCTCGCCGTCGTCGCCGTCCTGGGCACGGTGGTCGAGCACACCGGCGGCCGGCTGGCCGACCTCCCGTGGTGGCGGCTGCAGCCGCTGCTCGCCCAGGACGCCGCGCTGTTCGTCGTCGCCGGCACCGCGCTGTCGATGGTGTTCCTCGGGGCCATGTGGCGCGACCCGCGGACCTGGCTGGTCCTCGGCGCGTTCGTGGTCCAGCTGTCCGGGGCTGCGGCGACGACGCTGGCCGGTGGCGAGCCGGTCGGCTGGACCGCGCTGGCCGGCGCGGTCGGTGCCTGCTGCCTCGGGCTGGCCGCGGTGCTGGAGCCCGCGCCGTCCAGCCCCCAGCCGGCGGACCCGACCGCCTCGACGGTCGGCGCGTTCGTCGTGATCGCCGCCTCGACCGCGATCCTGGTGACCAGCGCGCTCACCGGCTCCAGCGGGTTCCCGGTCTGGTGCGCCGCGGTGGCCGCCACCGGGTCCAGCGTGCGGCTGCTGGTCAACGTCCGGGAGCTGGCCCAGCTGGCCGTGAGCCGACGCGAGGCGCTGACCGACGAGCTGACCGGGGTCGCCAACCGGCGGGCGGTGCTGCGCCGGGTGGAGGAGCTGTGCGACGAGCGGTCGCCCGTCGTCCTCGCCCTGCTCGACCTGGACAAGTTCAAGGAGGTCAACGACGGCCTCGGGCACTCCGCCGGCGACGACCTGCTGCGGCTCGTGGCCGCCCGGCTGGGGCCCGCGCTGGCGCCCAGCGACGTGCTGGGCCGGCTGGGCGGCGACGAGTTCGCCGTGGTCTCGCGGGTGCCCGGCGGGCAGGCCCCGACGGAGCGCGCCGAGCTGCTGGGCCGGCTGCTCTGCGACCGGCTGGCCGAGCCGTTCGAGGTCGGCGGGCTGAGCCTGCACGTGACGGTGAGCATCGGGCTGGCCTGCAGCGACGGCGCCACCGGCGCGCCGGGGGGCGCCGGCCGCGCGCTGCTGCTGCGGCAGGCCGACGCCGCCATGTACGACGCGAAGCGCACCGGTGCCGAGGTGGCCGTCTACGACAGCAGCCGGCACGGCGACAGCAGCGGCCACCTCGCGCTGGTCGAGGAGCTCCGGCACGGGCTGAGCAGCGGGCAGTTCGTGCTGCACCACCAGCCGCAGCTGGACATCGCCAGCGGGCGGCCGGTGGGCGTGGAGGCGCTGGTGCGCTGGGAGCACCCGACCCGCGGCCTGCTCGGCCCGGCGGAGTTCCTGCCGCTGGCCGAGGTGCACGGGCTGATGGGCGCGCTGACCGACACGGTGCTGTGCCAGGCGGTCGCCCAGGCGGCGGCCTGGCGCCGCGCCGGGCACGACCTGCGGGTGTCGGTGAACCTCTCCGCCAGCAACCTGCTCGACACCGGGCTGCCGGGCCGGGTGGCCGGGCTGCTCGCCGACCACGGCGTGCCGCCCTCGGCGATCGTGCTGGAGGTGACCGAGAGCGTGCTGCTCAGCGACCCCGACCGCAGCCTCACCGTCGTCGCCGCGCTGGCCGCGCTGGGCACCACGGTGAGCATCGACGACTTCGGCACCGGCTACGCCTCGCTGACCTACCTGCGGCAGCTGCCGGTCGCCGAGCTGAAGCTGGACCGCTCGTTCACCGCCGACCTGCTCACCGACGCCCGCGCGGCCGCGATCGTCTCCAGCACCATCGGCCTGGCCCACCAGCTGGGTCTGCGGGTGGTCGCCGAGGGCGTGGAGGACGCCGCCACGCTGGCCGACCTGCGGCTGCTCGGCTGCGACGAGAGCCAGGGCTACCTGCACTCCCGGCCGCTGCCGGCCGACCGGCTCGAGCAGTGGCTGGCCGCCCGGCCGGTGCCCGCCGTGCTGGGCTGA
- a CDS encoding LacI family DNA-binding transcriptional regulator has translation MPDSRTRGVTIATIATEAGVSVPTVSRVLNGRSDVAPHTRERIEQLLRDHGYRRRGQRPNTTARLIDLVFNDLDSPWAVEIIRGVEDAAHAEGVGTVVTAIHRRASDTRSWLDNLAARASDGAILVTSDVDPALHAELQRLHVPAVVVDPAGVPALDVPTIGATNWAGGLSATEHLIGLGHRRIGVVAGTPTLLCSRARLDGHRAAAEAAGLTVDPELVVVGDFSHEAGFRAGTQLLDRPEPPTAIVAANDQMAYGVYEAVRRRGLRVPEDVSVVGFDDLPGARWASPPLTTVQQPLSEMGALAARTVLRLVRGEHLETPRLELATRLVVRESTAPPRAG, from the coding sequence GTGCCGGACAGCCGGACCCGCGGGGTCACGATCGCCACCATCGCCACGGAGGCAGGTGTCTCCGTGCCGACCGTCTCCCGGGTGCTCAACGGGCGCTCCGACGTGGCGCCGCACACCCGCGAGCGCATCGAGCAGCTGCTCCGCGACCACGGCTACCGCCGCCGCGGGCAGCGCCCGAACACCACCGCACGCCTCATCGACCTGGTCTTCAACGACCTGGACAGCCCCTGGGCCGTGGAGATCATCCGCGGGGTCGAGGACGCCGCCCACGCCGAGGGCGTCGGCACCGTGGTCACCGCGATCCACCGGCGCGCGAGCGACACCCGGTCGTGGCTGGACAACCTCGCGGCCCGGGCCAGCGACGGGGCGATCCTGGTGACCAGCGACGTCGACCCGGCGCTGCACGCCGAGCTGCAGCGGCTCCACGTGCCGGCGGTCGTCGTCGACCCGGCCGGCGTGCCCGCGCTCGACGTGCCGACCATCGGGGCGACGAACTGGGCCGGCGGGCTGAGCGCCACCGAGCACCTGATCGGGCTGGGCCACCGGCGGATCGGCGTCGTCGCCGGCACGCCGACCCTGCTGTGCAGCCGGGCCCGGCTCGACGGGCACCGCGCCGCGGCCGAGGCGGCGGGGCTCACCGTCGACCCGGAGCTCGTCGTCGTCGGCGACTTCAGCCACGAGGCCGGCTTCCGCGCGGGCACGCAGCTGCTCGACCGCCCGGAGCCGCCGACCGCGATCGTCGCGGCGAACGACCAGATGGCCTACGGGGTCTACGAGGCCGTCCGCCGCCGCGGCCTGCGGGTGCCGGAGGACGTCAGCGTGGTCGGCTTCGACGACCTGCCGGGGGCCCGCTGGGCCTCCCCGCCGCTGACCACCGTGCAGCAGCCGCTGTCGGAGATGGGCGCGCTGGCCGCCCGCACGGTGCTGCGCCTGGTGCGCGGCGAGCACCTGGAGACCCCGCGGCTGGAGCTGGCCACCCGGTTGGTCGTCCGGGAGAGCACCGCACCGCCGCGGGCGGGCTGA